DNA from Clostridia bacterium:
GATCCCAAATATGCTATTTGAGAAAATGATGAAAATATAGCGGAGTATCTGCTCCATACTTGAGTATGTTGAAAATACGAATTTTTATAGTTTTCGTTTCGATTATCAAATTTCTTTATTTCTTGTTTTTCTGCGGCATAGGCTTTTACAATTCTTATTCCGTTAATATTTTCTTGGACGCAAGAGTTAAGCTCAATTGAACGGTTTCTTATATTGTTATAAACTCCGCGCATGCTTTTCATATAAATTCTTGATGTAAACGCCATAGCGATGCCGACGCACAAAGGTAAAATTGCAAGCGCCCAGTGAATTCTTGTAATGAATATTGTAGCTACAATAACATTTATAAAACTCTCTAAGCTCAAAGGCAAATAGTGCAAAAACATATCCTTAATCATTACAACATCGGATTGAGCGATACTCAAAAGCTCGCCGCTTGTATAACGACTAAGAACTGAAGAATTTTGCGTAATAATTTTTCTAAATGCTACATTTCTCAAATCCTTTTCGCAATCCACTGCTCTGCTATGACCAAGATTCCATCTGATATAATGTGATATATGTCTATAAAAAACCAAAATAGCATATAAACATATAAGCACTATTAAGGTTTTTGTGATATTTGCTGACAAATCTGGTCCGACTATCTTTTGAATAAGCGGCAAAAATATACTAGATGATTGCTTTTCGGACGCCTTGCCCAACACAGGCATAATAACTGCATCCAGCATAAGCTGAATGACCTGAGGCATTAATTGAGAAACTAAAATCCAGGAACAACCTAATAAACAGCAGAAGACAAAAACAAACCAGTGTTTTTTAAAATAACCCCACGCCTGCCAAAACGCATTCATTAAAAACCCTTTTTTCTCCTTAGTAAATGTTAAGGATATAATAACATATTAAATTTAAAAGTAAACAATTTTAACAATGTGTTTGATAATTAAATTTACTGTTTCTAATATGTAAATTCTGGAACTTTTTTATGTGACTATTAAACATAAGCATAAATTGACTTTATAATATTGCTAATATATAATGGTTATGCTAATATAATGAATAATTTGGATTTCACAAAAAAATTAATACGTCTTAGAATAGCTACAAGAAGAATTTGTTCTTTAGAGGACAAAGAAAAAAAGCTTATCTCATTAAAAACAAAAATTTTGTTTTTGTTGTATCTGTATGGAGAAATGACTCCCAATCAGATAATTGATATATTAAAGATAAGCAAGCCCAATCTCACCGTTTTGGGACATCAGCTTCAAGAGGAAAAATTAATTCAAAAAACCTCGCTTGCGGATAAGCGAAACATTATCTACAAAATCACGGATGAGGGAAAATTGAATATGGAAGCCAAATTAGATAAAATTAGTGTTACTACTAATGATAAAAAAGTTTTAGATGCAATTGACACAGTATTAGATTTTCTTGAAAACATTCAATAGTTTTCCCTACAAAAAAATTAATGCTTTGACCTTTATTATGTTTTGCGGCATATAAAATAGTAATAACATTTTTGGACATATAATTTATGAGTAAAATAAAGATGGATCTAGAAGCGGCGTTAAGAAACGACCCTGCCGCAAAGAGCAAATTGGAAGTAATATTAACCTATTCAGGCTTTCATGCTGTTTTGGCATACCGAATAGCGCATTTTGTTTATAAAAGACTAAAGCTAAGACTGCTTGCTCGAATAATAAGCCAGATCGCAAGATTTTTTACGGGCATAGAAATTCATCCTGCGGCAGAAATTGAAGGTGGGCTTTTTATTGATCATGGCAGCGGTGTGGTTATAGGCGAAACTACTGAGATAGGAAAAAACTGTACATTATATCAAGGCGTTACCTTGGGCGGAACTGGAAAAGACACAGGAAAACGTCACCCTACCTTGAAAGACAATGTTATGGTAAGTGCGGGTGCAAAAGTGCTTGGTCCTATCACTATTGGGGAAGGCAGCAAAATAGGTGCAGGCAGCGTTGTTTTGATAAATGTTCCATCTAACAGTACAGTTGTAGGAATTCCTGGACGCGTAGTTAGAAGATATGGAAAAAAGACCAACGAACTTGATCAGACATTCCCCGATCCCTTATTAGAAGAATTTGCAAGGCTGTCTAATGAAATAGAAGCTTTGCACAAAAAAATAGAAATCTTAGAAAGTAAAGGTAAAGATAATGCTCAAATTGTATAACACAATGACCAGACAAAAGGAAGAATTTAAGTCGATAGTAGATGGACAAGTGAGTATGTACTCTTGCGGTCCTACTGTATATAATTTTGCACATATAGGCAATATGCGGACTTATATCTTTGTGGACACATTAAGACGAGTACTAAAGCACAACGGCTATAAGCTAAACGGGGTTATGAACATAACAGATGTCGGACATCTTGAGTCTGACAGCGATACAGGCGAAGACAAAATGGAAGCTTCTGCTAAGCGTGAAAATCGTTCGCCTTACGAAATAGCAGATTTTTATACAAAGGCTTTCTTTGAAGACCTAGAAAAGCTTAA
Protein-coding regions in this window:
- the epsC gene encoding serine O-acetyltransferase EpsC; translated protein: MSKIKMDLEAALRNDPAAKSKLEVILTYSGFHAVLAYRIAHFVYKRLKLRLLARIISQIARFFTGIEIHPAAEIEGGLFIDHGSGVVIGETTEIGKNCTLYQGVTLGGTGKDTGKRHPTLKDNVMVSAGAKVLGPITIGEGSKIGAGSVVLINVPSNSTVVGIPGRVVRRYGKKTNELDQTFPDPLLEEFARLSNEIEALHKKIEILESKGKDNAQIV